The Muricauda sp. SCSIO 65647 genome includes a region encoding these proteins:
- a CDS encoding SIMPL domain-containing protein — translation MKHLTAIIFSLAIVIAAYFLGNAYVKRANPPQVISVTGLGNENFTSDLIVWEGRFSSFSPVLTSAFDRLNEQKKIVREYLISKGITQENIIFNSVQTIEQRDNKYEDGNYVGSIFRGYELSQSVQIESTDVAKIEAVSREITELLNKGVQFNSSPPRYYYTKLADLKIEMISKATEDARIRAEKIAENAGGQLGDLISARMGVFQITGQNSGEDYSWGGAYNTSSKNKTASITMRLEYKVE, via the coding sequence ATGAAACACCTCACCGCCATTATCTTTAGCTTGGCCATTGTCATTGCCGCTTATTTTTTGGGCAATGCCTATGTGAAAAGGGCCAATCCGCCACAAGTGATTTCCGTGACCGGTCTGGGAAATGAAAACTTCACCTCTGACCTGATTGTTTGGGAAGGGCGTTTTTCATCGTTCAGCCCTGTGCTCACCTCAGCTTTTGATCGCTTGAACGAGCAAAAGAAAATTGTTCGTGAATACCTTATTTCAAAGGGGATCACGCAAGAAAATATTATTTTCAATTCGGTACAGACCATCGAACAACGCGACAACAAATATGAAGATGGCAATTATGTGGGAAGTATTTTCAGGGGTTATGAACTCTCGCAATCGGTACAGATCGAATCGACCGATGTCGCCAAAATAGAAGCGGTATCAAGAGAAATCACAGAATTATTGAACAAGGGAGTGCAATTTAACTCATCGCCCCCTCGCTATTACTACACCAAATTGGCAGATCTAAAGATAGAAATGATTTCAAAGGCCACTGAAGATGCACGTATTCGAGCAGAGAAAATCGCCGAAAACGCTGGGGGCCAATTGGGCGATCTGATTTCTGCCCGCATGGGCGTATTTCAGATTACGGGGCAAAACTCTGGCGAAGACTATAGTTGGGGCGGTGCCTACAACACCTCATCAAAGAATAAAACGGCCTCTATCACCATGCGACTTGAATATAAGGTCGAGTAG
- a CDS encoding hydroxypyruvate isomerase family protein, whose translation MKRRNFMATTAAGTAGILSSSVMAQNTEPHMDFKLKNNINHSVCQWCFSHMPLEDFLKVLNELGIKAIDLIGPKDWPLLKKYDIHCSMCNGAEISLTEGWNDPQYHEQLIKNYKDIIPQVAEAGYTNLICFSGNRRGMNDYVGLQHCVDGLSQIIPLAEKHGVVIQMELFNQVNHPDYMCDNSLWGVELCKHLGSDHFKLLYDIYHMQIQEGDIIRSIQNYHAYFGHYHTAGVPGRHEIDETQELYYPAIMKAILDTGFEGYVAQEFIPTWEDKVEALKDAFLRCDV comes from the coding sequence ATGAAACGAAGAAATTTTATGGCGACCACTGCCGCTGGCACGGCAGGTATACTATCGTCATCGGTCATGGCCCAAAATACCGAACCACATATGGATTTCAAACTCAAAAACAACATCAACCACAGTGTCTGCCAGTGGTGTTTCAGCCATATGCCCTTAGAGGATTTTCTAAAGGTACTGAACGAACTGGGCATCAAGGCCATCGATCTCATCGGACCGAAAGATTGGCCATTGCTCAAAAAATATGACATTCATTGTTCAATGTGCAATGGGGCCGAAATCAGCCTTACCGAAGGGTGGAACGATCCCCAATACCATGAACAACTTATCAAAAACTATAAAGACATCATACCCCAAGTGGCCGAGGCGGGCTATACCAACCTCATCTGCTTCAGTGGCAACCGACGTGGCATGAACGACTATGTCGGACTACAGCATTGTGTCGATGGGCTCTCACAGATCATACCCTTGGCAGAAAAACACGGCGTGGTCATTCAGATGGAGCTGTTCAACCAAGTCAACCACCCTGATTATATGTGTGACAACAGTCTATGGGGCGTTGAACTCTGCAAGCATTTGGGCAGCGACCATTTTAAGCTGCTCTATGACATCTACCATATGCAGATACAAGAGGGCGATATCATCAGAAGTATTCAAAACTACCACGCCTATTTCGGGCATTACCATACCGCTGGCGTACCGGGGCGCCATGAAATCGATGAGACGCAAGAGCTCTATTACCCCGCCATTATGAAGGCCATTTTAGATACGGGATTTGAAGGCTATGTGGCCCAAGAGTTCATACCCACTTGGGAGGATAAGGTCGAGGCTTTGAAAGATGCCTTTTTGCGGTGTGATGTATAA
- a CDS encoding YdeI/OmpD-associated family protein, with product MNKTVDNYLINGCGRCSLGGTPDCKVHRWTNELELLRTITRDCGLTEEAKWGVPCYTFQGKNIMLISAFKDHCSVSFFKGSLLRDTQGILVKPGPNSQAARLLKFTEIEKIKKLETDIKAYIYEAVEVEKAGLKVNFKKNPEPIPEELENRFEKDPVLKTAFEALTPGRQRGYILYFSAPKQSKTRNARIEKCIGKILNGEGLHDKYQSTRR from the coding sequence ATGAACAAAACAGTTGACAACTACCTGATCAATGGCTGTGGGCGGTGTTCGCTTGGGGGCACGCCCGATTGCAAGGTACATCGATGGACCAATGAATTGGAGCTATTGAGAACGATAACACGTGACTGCGGCCTGACAGAAGAGGCAAAATGGGGTGTGCCCTGTTACACCTTTCAAGGAAAAAACATAATGCTCATCAGTGCATTCAAAGACCATTGCTCTGTCAGTTTTTTCAAAGGTTCATTGTTGCGCGATACCCAGGGTATTTTGGTGAAGCCCGGCCCAAACTCACAGGCTGCGCGTTTGCTGAAGTTCACCGAAATCGAAAAAATCAAAAAACTGGAAACAGATATCAAGGCCTATATTTATGAAGCCGTTGAAGTGGAGAAGGCGGGGTTGAAGGTAAATTTCAAAAAGAATCCAGAACCCATACCTGAAGAACTGGAAAATAGATTTGAGAAAGACCCTGTACTGAAAACTGCATTTGAAGCCTTGACTCCCGGTCGACAAAGGGGGTACATTCTCTATTTTTCCGCACCCAAACAATCAAAGACCCGAAATGCAAGAATTGAGAAGTGCATCGGTAAAATTCTGAACGGTGAGGGATTGCACGATAAATACCAATCAACGAGACGATAA
- a CDS encoding LysM peptidoglycan-binding domain-containing protein: MKKTILRTLIFVVVVLMAACKVTAQRYTTHQVKEGETLQSIAKQYRVTPYTILQLNKELKTADDVKPNTLLVIPLDGTPRPNDPKIEKEEKPPQIEPLGFKRHRVRRKETIFSITQRYEISEEQLKKYNTDLYASPLKKGMVLQIPEFPELEEDESALDFEMYTVQPKETRWSIAHKYGITIDSLVALNPDLPKNTSYLAEGQELKLPRPKGDSLEEQTVALFESYTVPKSIGLFRISQNYGISTDSIIKLNPEIIEQNGLKEGMVLRLPKQKPKSEIVNTDNYIFYEVKPKQTLFSLTRNLQISRDSLFDLNPELENGLKAGMVLKLPKMKAKSLEVKNALVLDKINLIDSIDVTLRPKLLYLLPFRLDRIDFRDAEKTEAQIKSRNDIKYALGLYSGTLIALDSIKKLGVSVDVKFLDTQRSLQAVKVALQKEILYDVDAVVGPIDPSLLGEVAVQASSHQVPVVAPYAAQNELSLGNVFFSVPNDDVMRQHILDHVAKRHKSEHIIIIADEKNQAAKDSILVAFPMARVAKMSEDGSLHLVDFQAMLSETEENWVFVETQQSNLAASVSSILNASNKETEEGNKVVVKMFTTNYNNAFENEVVSSSHLSNLNFTFPSFYKEVGNDAFVKAYRKKFGFSPDKYAIRGFDLTFDLLLKLAHKKNLFETSNIIGLTEYSGNRFNYFNDWSSGFFNEGTYLLKYEELRIKEVEADDL; encoded by the coding sequence ATGAAAAAGACAATTTTGAGAACACTGATTTTCGTTGTTGTAGTGCTGATGGCCGCCTGCAAGGTCACCGCACAGCGCTACACTACCCACCAGGTGAAAGAGGGTGAGACCCTGCAAAGTATTGCCAAACAATATAGGGTAACCCCTTACACTATCTTGCAACTGAACAAAGAGCTAAAGACTGCCGATGATGTAAAACCGAATACGCTTTTGGTCATTCCTTTGGACGGTACCCCAAGACCCAATGACCCAAAAATCGAAAAAGAAGAAAAACCCCCACAAATAGAACCCTTGGGTTTCAAGAGGCATCGTGTTCGTCGCAAAGAGACCATTTTCAGCATCACGCAACGCTATGAAATTTCAGAGGAGCAACTCAAAAAATATAATACGGACTTATATGCCTCACCATTGAAAAAGGGCATGGTATTGCAGATACCTGAATTTCCTGAACTGGAAGAAGATGAGTCAGCGCTTGACTTCGAAATGTATACCGTTCAACCCAAAGAAACCCGCTGGAGCATAGCCCACAAATATGGCATCACGATCGATAGCCTAGTGGCCTTGAATCCTGATTTGCCCAAGAATACGAGTTATTTGGCCGAAGGGCAAGAGTTGAAATTGCCAAGGCCAAAAGGAGATAGTCTTGAAGAACAGACTGTTGCGCTTTTTGAATCATATACTGTACCTAAATCCATTGGGCTATTTCGAATCAGTCAGAATTATGGTATCTCCACAGATTCCATTATTAAGCTGAACCCTGAGATCATAGAGCAGAACGGTTTAAAAGAAGGAATGGTTTTACGGCTCCCAAAGCAAAAGCCAAAAAGCGAAATCGTCAACACCGACAACTATATCTTTTATGAGGTAAAGCCCAAACAGACCCTTTTTAGCTTGACCAGAAACCTACAGATTTCAAGGGATTCCCTTTTTGACCTGAATCCAGAGTTGGAAAATGGCTTAAAGGCAGGAATGGTGCTAAAACTTCCAAAGATGAAGGCAAAAAGCCTTGAGGTCAAGAATGCCTTGGTACTCGATAAGATAAATCTGATCGATAGCATTGATGTGACGCTCCGACCAAAATTATTGTACCTACTTCCGTTTCGGTTAGACCGTATCGATTTCAGAGATGCCGAAAAGACCGAGGCACAGATCAAATCGCGAAACGATATCAAATATGCGCTTGGGTTGTATTCCGGCACCCTTATCGCTTTGGATTCTATTAAGAAACTTGGTGTATCGGTCGATGTGAAGTTTCTTGATACCCAAAGAAGTCTTCAGGCCGTTAAGGTGGCCTTGCAAAAAGAGATCTTATATGATGTCGATGCCGTGGTCGGCCCTATTGACCCCAGTCTACTGGGTGAAGTGGCCGTTCAGGCCTCGAGCCACCAAGTGCCCGTGGTAGCGCCCTATGCCGCGCAGAACGAATTGAGTCTTGGCAATGTGTTTTTTTCTGTCCCCAATGATGATGTGATGCGCCAACATATTTTGGACCATGTTGCGAAAAGACATAAAAGTGAACACATTATCATTATTGCTGATGAAAAGAACCAAGCTGCAAAAGATTCTATTTTGGTGGCCTTTCCGATGGCACGAGTGGCAAAAATGAGCGAAGATGGCTCTCTGCACTTGGTAGATTTTCAGGCGATGCTCTCAGAAACGGAAGAGAATTGGGTATTTGTCGAAACACAGCAGTCCAATCTGGCAGCCAGCGTGAGCTCTATCCTCAATGCTTCAAACAAAGAAACCGAAGAAGGCAACAAGGTTGTAGTAAAGATGTTCACCACCAATTATAACAATGCCTTTGAAAATGAAGTGGTATCAAGTTCGCATTTGTCGAATCTGAATTTCACTTTTCCATCCTTCTACAAAGAAGTGGGCAATGATGCCTTCGTGAAAGCGTATCGAAAGAAATTCGGCTTTTCACCAGACAAATATGCCATTCGGGGCTTTGACCTTACGTTCGACCTGTTATTGAAATTGGCCCACAAAAAGAACCTTTTTGAAACTTCAAATATCATAGGCCTGACCGAATACAGCGGTAACCGGTTCAATTATTTCAATGATTGGTCTTCAGGTTTTTTCAATGAGGGTACTTATCTTTTGAAATACGAAGAATTAAGAATTAAAGAAGTAGAAGCTGATGACCTCTAA
- the bshC gene encoding bacillithiol biosynthesis cysteine-adding enzyme BshC yields the protein MEIDCLSFRETGYFSSLICDYLDEKEELRSFYNRFPKLENFEGQIKEKATNFSSENRKILVSALKEQYGHIRADRATSQNILRLEKDTTFTVVTGHQLNLFTGPLYFLYKIVSTINLTKRLKQAYPGYDFVPVYWMATEDHDFDEINHFSFKGKKIRWNRSANGAVGRLSTDGLNGIFEVFSAELGESPHAEYLKKLFKEAYLEHSTLTEATRFLANELFGEQGLVIVDGDNAHLKRLLVPYAEKDIFEQLPYKEVSKSNEKLSRLSNKYSIQVNPREINFFYLKDGLRERIIEKRGNYFINDTELQFSKAELLKELHDHPERFSPNVIARPLYQEIILPNLCYIGGGGELAYWLELKSYFDALGIVFPVLLLRNSALVLSTKHAEKIKRLGLQPQDLFLKQNSLINKKIRQISNIDINFAPQKKILEEQFAHLYELAKQTDKSFLGAVRAQEKKQKNGLDKLEKRLLKAQRRRLKDHVMRLTEIQNELFPGQSLQERQLNFSELYLAYGDVFIEMLQKSLNPLQQDFLVLRS from the coding sequence ATGGAAATCGACTGTCTGTCTTTTCGTGAAACCGGATACTTCTCTTCGCTGATTTGCGATTATTTAGATGAAAAAGAAGAATTACGATCTTTCTATAACCGTTTTCCGAAGCTGGAAAATTTTGAAGGGCAAATAAAAGAGAAGGCAACGAACTTCTCTTCTGAAAACCGAAAAATTCTGGTCAGCGCCCTGAAAGAACAGTATGGGCATATTAGGGCCGATCGAGCAACATCACAAAATATTTTACGGTTAGAAAAAGATACCACCTTCACTGTGGTCACCGGGCACCAATTGAACCTTTTCACAGGGCCCTTGTATTTTTTGTACAAGATTGTTTCGACCATCAATCTGACCAAAAGACTCAAGCAAGCATACCCAGGCTATGATTTTGTGCCCGTGTATTGGATGGCCACCGAAGACCATGATTTTGATGAAATCAACCATTTTAGTTTCAAGGGCAAGAAGATACGGTGGAACCGTTCAGCGAACGGTGCGGTAGGTCGATTGTCAACGGACGGATTGAATGGGATATTTGAGGTTTTTTCGGCAGAATTGGGCGAATCGCCCCATGCAGAATATCTCAAAAAGTTGTTCAAGGAAGCCTATTTAGAACATTCAACACTTACAGAAGCCACTCGCTTTCTGGCCAATGAACTGTTCGGTGAACAGGGCTTGGTCATCGTAGATGGCGATAATGCCCATTTGAAACGATTACTGGTGCCCTATGCTGAAAAGGATATTTTTGAGCAGCTTCCCTATAAGGAAGTTTCAAAATCAAACGAAAAACTATCTAGACTATCAAATAAGTATTCGATTCAGGTCAATCCGAGGGAAATCAATTTTTTTTATCTAAAGGATGGGCTCCGAGAGCGGATAATCGAAAAAAGGGGAAATTATTTCATCAACGATACTGAGTTGCAATTTTCAAAAGCGGAACTACTGAAAGAATTGCACGACCATCCAGAGCGATTTTCGCCCAATGTCATTGCAAGACCCTTGTATCAAGAAATCATTTTGCCCAATCTATGCTACATCGGGGGTGGTGGTGAACTGGCATACTGGCTTGAACTCAAGAGCTATTTTGATGCTCTTGGCATCGTATTTCCTGTGCTGTTGTTACGCAATTCAGCTTTGGTACTATCAACTAAGCATGCTGAAAAGATAAAAAGACTTGGCCTTCAACCCCAGGATCTTTTCTTAAAACAGAATTCGCTCATCAACAAGAAAATCAGACAGATATCGAACATTGATATCAACTTTGCTCCACAGAAAAAGATATTGGAAGAACAGTTTGCCCATCTTTATGAGTTGGCGAAACAGACCGATAAATCATTCTTGGGGGCAGTCAGGGCACAAGAAAAAAAGCAAAAAAACGGACTCGATAAACTTGAAAAACGACTGCTCAAAGCGCAAAGACGAAGATTAAAAGACCATGTCATGCGCCTGACCGAAATTCAGAACGAACTCTTTCCCGGTCAATCATTGCAAGAACGACAGTTGAATTTTTCCGAATTGTATTTAGCGTACGGTGATGTGTTTATAGAAATGCTTCAAAAAAGTTTAAACCCGTTACAACAGGATTTTTTGGTGTTAAGGAGCTAA
- a CDS encoding nuclear transport factor 2 family protein encodes MPENYNKEISLSYLKRYAEKDLDSIEEMFSEDIVLRDWKIRVEGKGNALNETRKNFESVHSIEIDVLSTYENNDTVAAELKITVDSTEQLFVVDVITIGSEGKIKSIRAYLGRGDD; translated from the coding sequence ATGCCTGAAAATTATAATAAAGAAATAAGTCTTTCATATTTAAAGAGATATGCAGAAAAGGACCTAGATAGCATCGAAGAAATGTTTTCTGAAGATATCGTATTAAGAGACTGGAAAATTCGTGTTGAAGGAAAAGGGAATGCACTAAATGAAACACGTAAAAATTTCGAATCTGTACATTCAATAGAAATAGACGTGCTTTCGACTTATGAGAATAATGACACTGTGGCCGCCGAACTAAAAATTACCGTTGACTCTACTGAGCAATTGTTTGTAGTCGATGTCATAACAATTGGTTCTGAGGGCAAAATAAAATCAATACGAGCGTATTTGGGTAGAGGCGATGATTAA
- a CDS encoding OsmC family protein has product MTSKVTYHGALRTTCLHLRSGDEFNTDAPVDNNGLGQAFSPTDTVATGLASCMLTMMGIKARDLDVDLKGSTAAVTKHMAANPRRISKIEVKMELPASVSEKNRKILVNTANTCPVHYSLHPDIEKVIDFQWIR; this is encoded by the coding sequence ATGACCTCTAAAGTAACCTATCACGGTGCGTTGCGCACCACCTGTCTACACCTACGCTCGGGCGATGAGTTCAATACCGATGCCCCGGTGGACAATAATGGGTTGGGGCAGGCTTTTTCACCGACGGATACGGTTGCCACCGGACTGGCGAGCTGCATGCTGACCATGATGGGTATCAAAGCCAGGGACCTTGATGTTGATTTAAAAGGTTCCACTGCAGCGGTAACCAAACATATGGCGGCCAACCCAAGGCGTATTTCAAAGATTGAAGTTAAAATGGAGCTTCCGGCCAGTGTTTCTGAGAAGAACAGAAAAATTCTCGTGAACACGGCAAATACCTGCCCTGTGCACTACAGCTTGCATCCTGATATTGAAAAGGTAATCGATTTTCAGTGGATAAGGTGA
- the pgmB gene encoding beta-phosphoglucomutase translates to MIKGFIFDLDGVITDTAEQHYLAWKRLADAMGWHFDREINEQLRGVSRMASLKIIADHNNVQADDPTMMQWAAEKNELYVKALDEVTPDDFLPGAKELLTHLKREGFKVALGSSSKNAKKVLQQLGAAPFFDAVADGNSVKNSKPAPDIFLYGSQALKLKPKECIVFEDAESGIDAAKAGGFYCVGIGPEERVGHADVRFEDMKAATLFEVKSHFKELF, encoded by the coding sequence ATGATCAAGGGATTTATCTTTGATTTAGATGGTGTCATTACCGATACCGCCGAACAGCACTACCTTGCCTGGAAACGCTTGGCCGATGCCATGGGCTGGCACTTTGACCGTGAAATCAATGAGCAACTGCGAGGGGTCTCTAGAATGGCCTCACTAAAGATAATCGCCGACCACAACAATGTACAGGCCGATGACCCTACCATGATGCAATGGGCCGCCGAGAAGAACGAGCTGTATGTAAAGGCGTTGGATGAAGTCACGCCTGACGATTTTCTACCCGGTGCCAAAGAACTGTTGACCCATTTAAAACGGGAAGGTTTCAAGGTTGCCTTGGGTAGCTCTAGCAAAAACGCCAAAAAAGTGCTGCAACAATTGGGGGCCGCTCCTTTTTTTGATGCCGTGGCTGATGGCAATTCAGTCAAAAACAGCAAACCGGCGCCCGATATTTTTCTATATGGTTCGCAGGCCTTGAAACTAAAGCCCAAAGAATGTATTGTTTTTGAAGATGCCGAAAGTGGTATCGATGCCGCCAAGGCAGGTGGGTTTTACTGTGTGGGCATCGGACCAGAAGAAAGGGTCGGCCATGCAGATGTTCGATTTGAAGATATGAAGGCCGCCACCCTTTTTGAGGTAAAATCGCATTTCAAGGAGCTTTTTTAA
- a CDS encoding DUF922 domain-containing protein, whose protein sequence is MDKVITIFLLSIFGMGHGFSQEITEMIPWQKDHRLRWSDFRGKVPPDAVPAATTASGISYKYSANLIHHEVELDFEVNAYFYPEESWYKPAVCDEFILAHEQLHFDISELFARRMRERLNQTTFSENVKQEVRDIYREILKELEDLQDRYDWETNFSRNREAQLRWNRQIAEALDRYTSK, encoded by the coding sequence GTGGATAAGGTGATCACCATATTTTTACTGTCGATTTTTGGCATGGGCCATGGTTTTTCACAAGAAATTACCGAAATGATCCCTTGGCAGAAAGACCATAGGCTGAGGTGGTCTGATTTTCGGGGCAAAGTACCACCCGATGCCGTACCCGCGGCCACCACGGCCAGCGGTATCAGTTATAAGTACTCCGCCAATCTGATTCACCATGAAGTGGAGTTGGATTTTGAGGTGAACGCTTATTTCTATCCCGAAGAATCGTGGTACAAGCCAGCGGTATGTGATGAGTTCATTTTGGCCCATGAGCAGCTGCATTTCGATATTTCAGAACTCTTCGCCCGTAGAATGCGCGAACGCTTGAACCAGACCACTTTTTCAGAAAATGTAAAACAAGAGGTTCGGGATATCTATCGTGAGATTTTAAAAGAACTGGAAGACCTACAAGACCGCTACGATTGGGAGACCAATTTTTCACGTAACCGTGAAGCACAACTACGCTGGAACCGTCAGATCGCTGAGGCTTTGGATAGATATACGTCGAAGTAG
- a CDS encoding pyridoxamine 5'-phosphate oxidase family protein — protein MQQLIFQQVRNELVNGSVKKGHPFKYFAFGTVENNNPCLRTVVLRKVAPDMTLLFYTDERSKKVIQVQNENRVSALFYHPKKLIQVQIEGHAHIQENPEILRQIWQNIPPSSKKDYTSVVPPGLPINGPENVEYLSDQHHFCMIEIVPQRIEYLRLARPNHIRMEFIKKNNDWVGSFLAP, from the coding sequence TTGCAACAACTCATCTTTCAACAGGTTAGAAATGAACTGGTTAATGGTAGCGTAAAAAAGGGGCATCCCTTTAAATATTTTGCTTTCGGCACGGTCGAAAACAACAATCCTTGCCTTAGAACGGTAGTTCTTAGAAAGGTCGCTCCAGATATGACCTTGCTTTTTTATACGGATGAACGATCAAAAAAAGTTATACAGGTACAAAATGAAAACCGCGTCAGTGCCCTGTTCTATCATCCAAAGAAATTGATTCAGGTACAAATCGAGGGTCATGCCCATATTCAAGAGAACCCCGAAATACTTCGACAAATATGGCAGAACATACCCCCAAGTTCTAAAAAGGACTATACTTCGGTCGTTCCCCCGGGGTTACCGATTAATGGGCCCGAAAATGTGGAATACCTATCTGACCAGCACCATTTTTGCATGATTGAAATCGTACCCCAAAGAATAGAATATCTGAGGTTAGCGCGACCAAACCATATACGTATGGAGTTTATCAAAAAAAACAATGACTGGGTGGGAAGTTTTTTAGCTCCTTAA
- the guaA gene encoding glutamine-hydrolyzing GMP synthase, producing MQNQVLILDFGSQYTQLIARRVRELNIYSEIKPYNNAPKDLSPYQAVILSGSPFSVRADDAPHPDLTEIKGKKPLLGICYGAQYLAHFHGGNVAPSATREYGRAHLSKMESDDSFLDHVTEGSQVWMSHSDTIKELPKNAVCLASTEDVENAAFRLNGEATYGIQFHPEVYHTTEGKQVLENFLVKIAGLKQDWTPDAFVETTVAELKETIGSDKVILGLSGGVDSSVAAMLLHKAIGDQLHCIFVNNGLLRKNEYRDVLEQYKGLGLNVKGVDASARFLEALKGEGEPEKKRKIIGRMFIEVFDDEAHQVENAKWLAQGTIYPDRIESVSASGGPSATIKSHHNVGGLPDFMKLKVVEPLHLLFKDEVRRVGRSIEMPEAILRRHPFPGPGLGIRILGDITAEKVSILQEVDAIFIDGLKKWDLYDKVWQAGAMLLPVQSVGVMGDERTYEKCVALRAVESTDGMTADWVNLPYEFLQKTSNEIINRVKGVNRVVYDISSKPPATIEWE from the coding sequence ATGCAAAACCAAGTACTTATCCTTGATTTTGGTTCGCAATACACCCAATTGATCGCACGACGCGTTCGCGAACTGAACATTTATTCTGAAATAAAGCCGTACAACAATGCACCGAAAGATTTGTCACCCTATCAAGCGGTGATCTTATCGGGCTCGCCATTTTCGGTAAGGGCCGATGATGCCCCACATCCTGATTTGACCGAAATAAAGGGAAAAAAACCATTATTGGGCATTTGTTATGGGGCACAATATTTGGCACACTTTCATGGAGGAAATGTGGCACCCTCCGCAACCCGCGAATATGGCAGGGCACATTTGTCAAAAATGGAATCTGATGATAGCTTTTTAGACCATGTCACTGAAGGAAGCCAAGTCTGGATGAGCCATAGCGACACCATTAAAGAATTGCCCAAAAACGCTGTGTGTTTGGCCAGTACCGAAGATGTTGAAAATGCTGCTTTTAGGCTTAACGGTGAGGCTACCTACGGAATCCAGTTTCACCCAGAGGTATACCATACCACTGAGGGAAAACAGGTTCTTGAAAACTTCTTGGTAAAAATAGCGGGCCTGAAACAAGATTGGACACCCGATGCCTTTGTCGAGACCACGGTGGCCGAATTGAAAGAAACAATTGGCAGCGATAAAGTGATACTGGGGCTTTCTGGTGGGGTAGATAGCAGTGTTGCGGCGATGTTGCTGCACAAAGCGATAGGTGACCAGTTGCACTGCATTTTTGTAAACAATGGCTTGTTGCGTAAAAATGAATACCGTGATGTATTGGAGCAGTACAAGGGTTTGGGTCTCAATGTTAAGGGAGTAGATGCTTCGGCACGTTTTTTGGAGGCTTTGAAGGGCGAGGGCGAGCCCGAAAAGAAGCGAAAGATTATCGGTCGGATGTTTATTGAGGTATTTGACGATGAGGCGCATCAAGTTGAAAATGCAAAATGGTTGGCACAGGGTACTATTTATCCAGACCGGATTGAATCTGTTTCTGCCAGTGGCGGTCCATCAGCGACCATCAAAAGCCATCACAATGTTGGGGGCCTGCCCGATTTCATGAAGTTGAAAGTGGTCGAACCCTTGCATTTGTTGTTCAAAGATGAGGTTCGCCGGGTAGGCAGAAGTATCGAAATGCCCGAAGCGATTTTAAGACGGCACCCGTTTCCCGGTCCTGGATTGGGAATTCGTATTTTGGGTGACATTACCGCCGAAAAGGTGTCTATATTACAAGAAGTCGATGCCATTTTCATCGATGGGCTCAAAAAATGGGACCTTTATGACAAGGTCTGGCAAGCAGGTGCCATGCTATTGCCCGTGCAGAGCGTAGGGGTTATGGGTGATGAGCGAACCTATGAAAAATGTGTGGCCTTGAGGGCCGTTGAAAGTACAGATGGCATGACGGCAGATTGGGTAAATTTACCGTATGAGTTTTTACAAAAAACGTCCAACGAAATAATAAATAGGGTAAAAGGCGTTAATAGAGTAGTGTACGACATTAGTTCGAAACCCCCCGCTACGATAGAATGGGAATGA